A region of Saprospiraceae bacterium DNA encodes the following proteins:
- a CDS encoding peptide MFS transporter — translation MFKKHPKSLPYLFFSEMWERFGYYLMIGIFTLYLKDVKEGFGMTEAESADLYGTFIALVFFTPFIGGLLADRYLGYRRSIIFGGILMGLGYCLMFFHSLTTLYIAMTMVILGNGFFKPNISTMLGNIYNKPEYVQQKDEGYNIFYMGINIGAFTCNFFGAALYTMLGWGYAFLAAGVGMFIGVIIFILGIRHYQNADDKRGVKEGDMSMLRICMLIIVPSVVAGILGWLIGGITTTSNPDGNIFGSDSNDAFLFACIPVLYYYFTLWYKASKNEKGPIAALLAIFLVVILFWAVFKQNGSALNTWADRYTDRQVTGLTGDIFMNLKQAKPLLYQKDSVALYDDLFRIQKSNGVVLKEYNYPVYFRNMEKEQLPAEGTAVNLWITNLSQSINPGWVILLTPLVVAFFAYLRNRKKEPSTATKIAFGMLISALSVLVMVLAVYAGHNGSEKVSVLWLFAGYGVITIGELFLSPMGLSIVSKLSPPHITSVMMGGWFVSTSIGNKLSGVLASSWDNYEDKTNYFWVNFALLSFAAIIGFVILKWLNKILKEHSVN, via the coding sequence ATGTTTAAAAAGCATCCAAAAAGTTTGCCCTACTTATTCTTCTCAGAAATGTGGGAGCGATTCGGATATTATCTGATGATTGGCATTTTTACTTTGTATCTAAAAGATGTCAAGGAAGGTTTCGGAATGACTGAAGCTGAATCTGCAGACCTCTATGGTACCTTCATTGCACTGGTCTTCTTTACGCCATTTATCGGGGGCTTGCTTGCCGATCGTTATCTGGGTTATAGGAGATCCATTATTTTCGGAGGGATCCTTATGGGATTAGGTTATTGTCTTATGTTTTTTCATTCACTTACTACGCTCTACATCGCAATGACAATGGTCATTTTGGGGAATGGATTTTTCAAGCCAAACATTTCTACGATGCTTGGAAATATTTACAATAAACCGGAATATGTCCAGCAGAAAGACGAAGGTTATAATATCTTTTACATGGGCATCAACATCGGGGCATTTACCTGTAATTTTTTTGGCGCTGCACTTTATACGATGTTGGGTTGGGGTTATGCTTTTCTTGCAGCAGGCGTCGGCATGTTTATCGGGGTGATTATTTTTATTTTGGGAATCAGACACTATCAGAATGCAGATGATAAAAGAGGTGTGAAAGAAGGTGATATGAGTATGTTGCGCATTTGCATGCTCATTATAGTACCTAGTGTTGTTGCCGGTATTTTGGGCTGGTTGATTGGAGGCATAACCACCACGAGCAATCCGGATGGCAATATTTTTGGAAGTGATAGTAATGATGCTTTCCTTTTTGCTTGCATACCGGTACTCTATTATTATTTTACCTTATGGTATAAAGCTTCTAAAAACGAAAAAGGTCCGATTGCTGCATTGTTGGCCATTTTTTTGGTGGTTATCTTATTTTGGGCAGTGTTTAAGCAAAACGGATCTGCATTAAATACCTGGGCCGACCGCTATACGGACCGCCAGGTAACTGGCTTGACCGGAGATATATTTATGAATCTTAAGCAAGCGAAACCGCTGTTATACCAAAAAGATTCTGTGGCTTTATACGATGATTTATTTAGAATCCAAAAGTCAAATGGAGTTGTACTAAAAGAATATAACTATCCGGTGTATTTCCGCAATATGGAAAAAGAACAGTTGCCGGCAGAAGGGACCGCCGTGAATTTGTGGATCACCAATTTAAGTCAGTCCATCAATCCCGGTTGGGTTATTTTATTGACACCACTGGTGGTTGCATTTTTTGCTTACCTCAGGAATAGAAAAAAGGAACCAAGTACAGCAACAAAAATTGCCTTCGGGATGCTGATTTCAGCATTATCAGTTTTGGTAATGGTGCTGGCGGTGTATGCCGGACACAATGGATCCGAGAAAGTAAGTGTACTATGGCTGTTTGCCGGGTATGGAGTGATTACCATTGGTGAATTATTTTTAAGTCCGATGGGACTATCCATCGTTTCCAAATTGAGTCCACCGCATATTACCAGTGTCATGATGGGTGGGTGGTTTGTTTCTACCTCAATAGGTAATAAACTCTCCGGAGTTTTGGCCAGTAGCTGGGATAACTATGAAGACAAAACAAATTATTTTTGGGTAAATTTTGCTTTGCTTTCTTTTGCAGCCATCATTGGA